GCGAGTATCACGGCAGCCACGAGCACCTCCGTGCACACCTGTCGAACGAGACACACCTGTCGAACGAGACACACCCTTCGCATGGCCACCCCCCGACGAACCCCTGTCCAGCGTGACCCCGTGGCGAGGGCCACGCCAGACATACCGTGTGCTTTGCGCCACTTGGGGGTGGTGCGCGAGGAGTGCGGCGTAGGCCCCGTACGTCAGGGGCCTTACGCCGGGGTCCGCAGGTCAGGGCCGTACATCAGTTCCTGACGTCAGGGTTCGTACGTCAGGCCGTGCCCGAGGGGGAACAGCACCCGCGCCGGGTCGTCGGCCCGCTGCACCGGCACCGGCAGCCTCCCGTGCGGCGCCACCCGCCCGGCCAGCACCCGCGCCGCCGCCCGCACCTCGACGTCCGTCCAGGAGTACGCCGCCAAGTAGCCCTTCACCTCCGGTAGTTGCGCCACGTCGTACGGGTTGCGGATCGCGACGGCCACCACCGGCACCCCGGTGGCCAGCAACCGCGCGACCAGGGTCCGCTGGGTGCTGCCCGCCGTCACGTTGTACGTCCCCACGACCACCGCGTCCTTGCCCCGGGCCGCCGCCACGGCCTGGTCGATGAGGGCCTGCGTGGGTGCCGTACCGGTCGACAGGCTGGTCGCCGTGAAGCCCAGGGAGGCGAGTTCGGCGGCGAGGACGGCCGTCGGCGGTCCCGTGGTGCCGGACGGCGAGGTCGGGTCGGCGCCCACCACCAGCACGTTCCGGTGCGTACGCCGGGACAGCGGCAGCAGCGAACCCTCGTTGACCAGGAGGGTGGTGGTCCGTTCGGCGATCCGGTCGGCGGTGTCGAGATGCCGCCGGATCCCCACCACCCGCTCGACGCCGGCGTCACTCACATACGGCCGCTCGAACAGCCCGAGCTTCGCCTTGAGCCGCAGGATCCGCAGGATCGACTCGTCGAGCCGCGCCTCGGTCAGTTCGCCGGCGCGTACGGCGGCGAGGACCGCGTTCCACGCCACGTCGATCGAGGGCGGATTGAGGAGCTGGTCCACGCCCGCCTTCAGCGCCAGCACCGGCACCCGGGCGTCCCCGTACTTCTCCCGCACGCCCCGCATGTCGAGCGAGTCGGTGACGACGACCCCGTCGTAACCCAGCTCGCCGCGCAGGATGCCGGTGAGGATCGGCCGGGAGAGGGTGGCCGGGTCGCCGGAGGGGTCCAGGGCGGGGACCATGATGTGCGCGGTCATGATCGAGTCGATGCCGGCGCGGATCGCGGCGCGGAACGGCGGGGCGTCCAGAGCCGTCCACTGCTCCCGGGTGTGCTCGATGACAGGAAAGCCGTAGTGACTGTCGACGGCCGTGTCCCCGTGGCCCGGGAAGTGCTTGGCGGTCGCCGCGACCCCGGCGCCCTGATACCCCTTCACCTGCGCGGCGACCAGCCCCGCGACCGCCTCCGGGGCGGCGCCGAAGGAGCGTACGCCGATGACGGGGTTGGCCGGGTTGACGTTCACGTCGGCGACGGGGGCGTAGTCCTGCCGGATGCCGATCGCCCGCAGCTCGGCTCCGCCGACGCGTCCGGCCTCGCGGGCGTCCGCACGGGACCCGCCCGCGCCGAGGGCCATCGCACCCGGCAGCAGGGTGGCGGGCTCGCCGACCCGGGCCACGATGCCGTGTTCCTGGTCGGTGGAGACGAGGACGGGCAGGCCCCGGGGAAGGCCGAGGGAGGCCCGCTGGATGCCGTTCGACAGGGCGGCGATCTGGTGCGGGTCGCGGGTGTTGTGCGCCCAGGAGAAGTAGATGATCCCGCCGACCCGGTACTTCTCCAGCAACTCGGCGGCCGTGCGCACGCCCAGCTGCTGGAGGTTGGCGTCGACGTCGGCCTGGTCCGGCGCGGTCGCCGAGTGCCCGTAGACCCGCATCACGAAGAGCTGGCCGACCTTCTCTTCGAGGCTCATGCGGGCGACCAGGGCACGGAGCTTCGTGTCGTGAGGGCGGGCGCCGGCCTGTGCGTCGGTGCCGAGGGCCAGGGCCGAGGTGACGCCTGCCGTGGCGGCGAGAACGGTACGTCTGGAGGGCACGTGCGTCGCTCCTTCCGGAGGACTGAAGGAAACTTCCAAGGTGTCACGATTATCCGGGAAGTTTCTTCCGGTCAAGGGAACGCACGCACGGGGACTGAGGGGCCGTCACCGGCGCAGTGGAGGGGGGCGCGCCGGTGACGGCGTGCGGCCGGCCGCAGGCGGCGGAGAGGGTTGGTCAGCGATCGCAGCCAGTAGCGAGGCCGACACCGCACTGCGGAGACTCATC
The DNA window shown above is from Streptomyces akebiae and carries:
- a CDS encoding glycoside hydrolase family 3 protein, with the protein product MPSRRTVLAATAGVTSALALGTDAQAGARPHDTKLRALVARMSLEEKVGQLFVMRVYGHSATAPDQADVDANLQQLGVRTAAELLEKYRVGGIIYFSWAHNTRDPHQIAALSNGIQRASLGLPRGLPVLVSTDQEHGIVARVGEPATLLPGAMALGAGGSRADAREAGRVGGAELRAIGIRQDYAPVADVNVNPANPVIGVRSFGAAPEAVAGLVAAQVKGYQGAGVAATAKHFPGHGDTAVDSHYGFPVIEHTREQWTALDAPPFRAAIRAGIDSIMTAHIMVPALDPSGDPATLSRPILTGILRGELGYDGVVVTDSLDMRGVREKYGDARVPVLALKAGVDQLLNPPSIDVAWNAVLAAVRAGELTEARLDESILRILRLKAKLGLFERPYVSDAGVERVVGIRRHLDTADRIAERTTTLLVNEGSLLPLSRRTHRNVLVVGADPTSPSGTTGPPTAVLAAELASLGFTATSLSTGTAPTQALIDQAVAAARGKDAVVVGTYNVTAGSTQRTLVARLLATGVPVVAVAIRNPYDVAQLPEVKGYLAAYSWTDVEVRAAARVLAGRVAPHGRLPVPVQRADDPARVLFPLGHGLTYEP